GGATGTCCCGATGCATCAAGTCAAGTGTTTGATGTTGTAGAGCCGCCTAATGCCGGCAACAATAATACAGCGACGCTCTGCAATAACAGTAATATGGCCTTTGACTTAAATACTTTGCTCGGTGGCGCCGATGCCGGCGGTTCCTGGGCTTTAATATCGGGAGTCGTTTTGCCGGGCAGTTTTGATGCGGCCTCCGGACAATTGAACCCGCTTGGACAAATTGCTGGTAGTATAATATTTAGCTATACAGTTAGTGGTGGCGGCATTTGTCCGGATGCTACCGCTACCGTTACCATTAATATTACACCTGCGCCCGATGCGGGAGTTGGTGGCAGCACCACGGCATGCAACAACGATGCCACGCCAATAGACCTAACTACCTTGGTAACGGGCTATACCCCCGGCGGCACCTGGGTTAGCGGCAGCAGTTTTACCCCACAAGGGCAAGCTGCGGGCATCTATACTTTTGACTACGTGCTTAACGACCCCAACTGCGGCAACGATATAGCCACCGTTACCGTTGAAGTGTTTGCCCAACCCCAAGCCACTGTTACCAATACCGCTACTATTTGCAATGCTGTTGCCGATGGCTCGGTGCTTAATTTTAATGCCTTAGTAACAGCAGGTGCTACCAACGGCACTTGGACGGCAGTTACACCCGGCGCGCCTGCCGTAGCAGGTGGCACAGCCGATTTTGACGGCCTAACCCCCGGCACCTACAACTATACTTATACCCTGACAGGTACAGCCCCTTGCAGCAATGTTACCTATGCCGTTGCCGTTATTGTTGAAAACTGTGCCTGCCCAAGTCCAACGACGAGCACACCCCAGCATCTTTGCAACGATGCCGCAACCCTCGATTTATCAACCCTTACCTTGCCCACCACCGACCCAGGTGCGTGGAGTATTGAAAGTCAGCCCGGCGGCGGAACAGCCAGCCTTGTCGGCAACAATTTTGCCGCCACCGGCTCGGCGGCTGGTAATTACGTGGTGCGCTACACTTTGGTTCCGCCCCCCCTTGACCCCAACTGCCCCCCCCTACCGAACAAACCATTACCCTTAATTCCCCGCCAAATCCCGCACCAATGGCTCAACCACCGCTTGTAACGACCAAGTTGCCCCCCTTAGATTTGTTTGCCCTGCTGGGCGGTACACCACAAACCGGCGGCAACTGGACAAATAATAATGGTGCCTCTAATTTTAACGCTGCCTTAGGGAATTGGACTGTTTTAAACCATGCTGCCGGAACATATACCTTCACCTACACAATAATTGGCACAGCCCCCTGCCCCAATGCAAGTGCTACGGTAAGTATTACCATTAGTGCTAAACCACAAGTAGCCCTAACTCCACCGGCTATAAGCCCCTGCAATACCGCCCCCGAAGGCTCGACGCTTGATTTTAACACCTTAGTAACACAAGGCAGTGGCGGCATCTGGACGGTGGTAACCCCAGGCGCACCCGCCCCTGATGGCGCAGGTATTGCCGATTTTGTAGGCTTGGCAGCTAATAGCCAATGGACTTACGAGTATTGCTTAGACGACCCAAGCGGCACTTGTACCCCAACTTGCCAACAAATAACTATTACCGTACAAAACTGCCTCTGCCCCGATTTGACCATAACCAATCCGGGCAATATATGCAATACTGCGGGAACAATAGATTTGGCAGCCTTAAAAATTACGCCCGAAGCCGGAACGTTTACCATTACCAACGAGCCAATTGGCAGCAGCGTTTCTATTGCAGGAAACACCTTAAATATTTCCGGAACCGTTGCAGGTAGTTATACCCTGACCTTTACCCTTACTACCCCCAAAGCCGGATGTCCCGATAAAATTGATTTGCCTTTCCAAATTGATGCAACTGTTAATGCAGGCACGCCAACCGATATTGATTTGTGCAGCACCGACAGTAGTTTAGATTTGTACGGCCAGCTAACGGCAGAAACAGCAGGCGGTACTTGGACGGTAGCATCCGGAAACCCAGGTGCCAATTTTAATGCCGGAGCGGGCAGTTTAAATCCATCCGGATTAAATGGTGCTTTCTCGTTTACTTATACCATCAACTCGGCACTTGGCATTTGCCCCTCAGCCAACAGTACGGTGAACGTAAATATTGCCTTAGCCCAAACGGCTTCGTTAAGCGCGGGCGGCGACCAGGTTTGCAACAATACCGCCGATGGCAACGCTGCGCTAAATATCAACAGCTATTTGACTGGCGGCAGCTATACGGGTGGAACGTGGACAACCGCCGATGCAGGCCCCACTACTTACCCCAACCTCGACTTTAACGGCTACGCCCCCGGCACCTACACCTACACCTACACGATTGACAACGGTGCGCCTTGTACCGATGTGTTGTTAGATTTTGAAGTGATAGTTCAGGATTGCTCTTGCCCCGATGTATCGACCACCAAACCTGCCGATGCCTGCAACGATGCCGCTTCTATTGACCTGAATGCCTACAAACTGACTGCAGAAGCGGGCACCCGGACAATTACCAACGCGCCAGCAGGCAGCACAGCTACTATTACCGGAGGCAATAATTTAAACCTTAATGCCACCCTGGCGGGCAATTACGAGCTTACCTTTACTTTGACCACGCCCAAAGCCGGGCTGCCCCGACCAATCGGTGCAAACCATTACCATACAAGACGCACCCACTGCCGGCACCGCTGCCGCAACTGCCGTCTGTGTTGGCGATGCCACCCCCATACAACTTAACACCTTACTGACTGCCGAAGATGCGGGCGGCACATGGACACTTGCTACTGGCAGTCCAACACCCGATGCCGGCACCTTTAACGCAGGAACTGGCATATTTACGGCTGCTACTAACGCGGCGGGCGATTATGCGTTTACCTACACCGTTACTGGCATAGCCCCTTGTGCAGCTGCAACGGCTACCGTAACGGTAACAATTGGCAGTTTGGCTGTGCCTACTGCCGTAGTGCAAAGCTTAGCCACTTGTGCAGGCACACCAAATACCGCAGCGTTTGAAGCAATACCCCCCGCCGGCGCAACGATTTACTGGTACGATATTAACAACCAAGAAGTTGCAACCGGCAACACCTATGTGCCAACCGTAGCCGGCACTTATACCGCTATTGCCAAAGCCAACTGCGACAGCCAACCAATTACCTTCACTTTAACCGAAATACCGCTGCCGGAAATTACTTTATTGTTGAGCGATGATATTATTTGCTTGGATGAAACCGTATTAGCAAGTCTCGATAATCCGGATACAGGTTTTGTTTATAGTTGGGACGCAGGTGTTTTGGGTAATTTTTCCGGAAATGGCCCTCACGAGATAAAACCCTCTGCCACCGGCAATTACCCCATTTCAGTAACTGTTACCGATGCTAACGGCTGTATCAGCACTACGAATGCCACGTTAAACGTAGGTAAAATTATGGTTC
The sequence above is drawn from the Sphingobacteriales bacterium genome and encodes:
- a CDS encoding gliding motility-associated C-terminal domain-containing protein yields the protein MQTITIQDAPTAGTAAATAVCVGDATPIQLNTLLTAEDAGGTWTLATGSPTPDAGTFNAGTGIFTAATNAAGDYAFTYTVTGIAPCAAATATVTVTIGSLAVPTAVVQSLATCAGTPNTAAFEAIPPAGATIYWYDINNQEVATGNTYVPTVAGTYTAIAKANCDSQPITFTLTEIPLPEITLLLSDDIICLDETVLASLDNPDTGFVYSWDAGVLGNFSGNGPHEIKPSATGNYPISVTVTDANGCISTTNATLNVGKIMVQTIADTSIYLGSSIVLETTGAGNTNSGNLIFEWDDPLGFINDLAVQSPSITPTITGVYTVTLSDEQGCKATDAVTITILPVNDVNVPNAFSPNNDGYNDLFNVKGANLAKIDLLIYDRWGHVAFANPNTLPNGGWDGLMPNGQPAGIGVYAFYATVYYLDGKTAQMRGNITLLR